From the genome of Uranotaenia lowii strain MFRU-FL chromosome 1, ASM2978415v1, whole genome shotgun sequence, one region includes:
- the LOC129755491 gene encoding uncharacterized protein LOC129755491: MSWIWLIAFLASLAGVELEKSWECKRPGRFRDPEESQDSCELYVTCIPDPDEGFTMRNDQCASGYRFSPKYQRCLLGETCDNLEDFYSIEYQCKECGKFVNVKSQDCRQFVNCLRTTDPGVYIPIKQNCPKGQLFSAKSLTCVDKSEYQCPSAVLKFLSDFVCLGTGMYPDESVRNCRGYRLCSKDENEKLESKSFLCENYTIFSETEHKCVPADQYDCPDDDDFICPGIGRYPDKSSKMCETYHNCYENSEKKVRSMLFTCPGKTIFSAITSKCVAPSEYVCPSTWAELEISEEEDAVCQRSGRFSNENDTRCETYFLCTKNTKGSWIKVQLRCPAGNVFSTISNRCVHASNFSCPGSPATTTIEIVVSTTAPTSTEMVTPTTTFLPVPVETTVREDRPECEGAGRFHNTNDDTCTTYYLCALSSENILTRTLLSCPEGTLFSIDLNRCIQVDGHDECVSGILTVTTPVFYYEQSGDGLDNTDSVSQSSQSGSEDNEIDELAAIPTTITTILATYYEYPCTTTGRFADINSVDCKSYFLCKENYPGSITSLHLNCPEGMVFSRNINKCVISTKYLC, translated from the exons ATGAGCTGGATTTGGTTGATTGCTTTCCTTGCTTCGCTGGCTGGTGTTGAGCTGGAAAAGAGTTGGGAATGCAAGAGACCTGGCCGATTTCGAGATCCCGAGGAAAGCCAGGATAGTTGCGAGCTCTACGTAACGTGCATTCCGGATCCGGATGAAGGTTTCACCATGCGGAATGATCAATGTGCTAGCGGGTATCGATTTAGTCCCAAGTATCAGCGCTGTTTGTTGGGAGAAACGTGTGACAATCTGGAGGACTTTTACTCGATCGAGTATCAGTGCAAGGAATGTGGTAAATTTGTGAATGTGAAATCTCAGGACTGTCGACAGTTTGTGAATTGTTTGAGGACAACCGATCCGGGTGTGTACATCCCGATCAAACAAAACTGCCCCAAAGGTCAGCTGTTTTCGGCAAAAAGTCTAACTTGTGTGGACAAAAGTGAATATCAGTGCCCATCAGCAGTGCTGAAGTTCTTGTCGGATTTTGTTTGCCTCGGTACGGGAATGTATCCGGATGAGTCAGTGAGAAACTGTCGAGGTTATCGATTGTGTTCAAAGGACGAGAACGAGAAACTAGAATCTAAAAGTTTTCTCTGTGAAAATTATACAATATTTTCGGAAACGGAACATAAATGTGTACCTGCCGATCAGTACGATTGTCCCGATGATGATGATTTCATCTGTCCTGGTATCGGTCGCTACCCGGATAAGAGCTCGAAAATGTGCGAAACCTATCACAATTGCTACGAAAACTCGGAGAAAAAAGTTCGCTCAATGCTGTTCACCTGTCCGgggaaaacgattttttccgctATCACCTCGAAATGTGTAGCTCCATCCGAGTACGTTTGTCCCAGCACGTGGGCAGAGTTGGAGATCAGCGAGGAAGAGGATGCTGTTTGCCAAAGGTCCGGGAGGTTCTCCAACGAAAATGACACCCGCTGTGAGACGTACTTCCTCTGCACCAAGAACACTAAAGGAAGCTGGATCAAAGTACAGCTGAGATGTCCGGCAGGAAATGTGTTCTCAACCATCAGCAATCGATGTGTACATGCGAGCAATTTCAGCTGTCCTGGATCcccagcaacaacaacaatcgAAATCGTCGTTTCAACAACTGCACCCACAAGCACCGAGATGGTCACACCTACGACGACATTTTTGCCAGTGCCAGTGGAAACGACTGTGCGGGAGGATCGACCGGAATGTGAAGGAGCAGGGCGATTCCACAATACAAACGATGATACCTGTACCACGTACTATTTGTGTGCTTTAAGCTCGGAAAACATTCTGACGCGCACCTTGCTCAGTTGCCCCGAAGGAACTCTTTTCTCGATCGATCTGAATAG atgTATTCAAGTCGACGGACACGACGAATGTGTCAGCGGGATCCTCACTGTGACCACGCCAGTGTTCTATTACGAACAATCCGGCGACGGACTGGACAACACGGATAGCGTATCACAATCGTCACAAAGCGGAAGTGAAGATAACGAAATCGACGAGCTGGCAGCGATTCCCACAACGATAACAACGATCCTTGCCACATACTACGAATATCCCTGCACAACAACCGGGCGTTTTGCTGATATCAACTCGGTAGATTGCAAATCCTACTTCCTGTGTAAAGAGAACTATCCCGGATCGATCACTTCTCTGCATCTGAACTGCCCGGAAGGCATGGTGTTTTCAAGAAATATCAACAAATGTGTTATCTCTACCAaatacctgtgctga